A section of the Sceloporus undulatus isolate JIND9_A2432 ecotype Alabama chromosome 3, SceUnd_v1.1, whole genome shotgun sequence genome encodes:
- the DUSP28 gene encoding dual specificity phosphatase 28, whose product MLNLCKVTDSLFISNSRSACSENLLTQEKITFCLNVSRQQPFPSSQQIQTQRVPVFDDPSEDLYKYFEHCSDAIEGTVRSGGKCLVYCKNGRSRSAAICTAYLMRHQHLSLKDAFEIVKTARPVAEPNPGFWSQLQKYEEHLQAQH is encoded by the exons ATGTTGAACCTCTGTAAGGTCACTGACTCCTTATTTATTAGCAATTCTAGGTCAGCCTGCAGCGAGAATCTCCTCACTCAGGAAAAAATTACATTCTGTCTCAATGTCTCGAGACAGCAGCCGTTCCCAAGCTCTCAGCAAATCCAAACACAAAGGGTTCCTGTCTTTGATGATCCTTCCGAGGACCTGTATAAGTATTTTGAGCACTGCAGCGATGCCATAGAAGGCACAGTCCGGAGCGGCGGGAAGTGCTTAGTGTATTGTAAAAATGGACGCAGCAGATCTGCTGCTATCTGCACAGCTTACTTGATGAGGCACCAACATCTCAGCCTGAAGGATGCCTTTGAG ATTGTAAAGACTGCCAGGCCAGTAGCAGAGCCCAACCCAGGATTTTGGTCTCAGCTACAGAAATATGAAGAACATTTACAAGCGCAGCACTGA
- the LOC121925593 gene encoding claudin-15-like, with translation MTSTAIQISALVLAFLGLTLLHAATVSNTWKYSSTSTEIITASWINEGLWKSCVATSFGSVQCKTFSSLLNLETYIQVCRALMITSLILGMCGTLFTLLGLKCTQLGSNSENTKAKITMTGGTIFILGGLSSIIAISWYAARITAQFFDSFYGGTKFELGYALYLGWAGSLLSMLGGVFLTCSACRGKHRNQRYDYSAAKRTNESRIYIKKSETVTPVQDYV, from the exons ATGACATCAACAGCTATTCAGATCTCTGCATTGGTTTTGGCTTTTCTGGGCCTTACCCTTTTACACGCTGCCACTGTTTCTAACACCTGGAAATATTCTAGTACATCAACAGAAATTATTACTGCAAGTTGGATTAATGAAGGTCTCTGGAAAAGTTGTGTAGCTACATCCTTTGGATCCGTTCAGTGCAAGACATTTTCCTCCTTGCTAAATTTAGAAA CTTATATTCAAGTATGCCGAGCCCTGATGATCACTTCCCTCATCTTGGGCATGTGTGGTACTCTGTTCACGTTGCTTGGCTTGAAGTGCACACAACTTGGATCCAATAGTGAAAACACAAAAGCAAAGATTACCATGACAGGTGGAACGATCTTCATTTTAGGAG GTCTCTCATCAATTATTGCTATTTCATGGTATGCAGCAAGGATCACAGCTCAGTTTTTTGATTCATTTTATGGTGGAACCAA ATTTGAACTGGGGTATGCATTATACCTAGGATGGGCTGGTTCCCTCCTTTCTATGCTTGGTGGGGTCTTCCTGACATGTTCAGCATGCAGAGGAAAACACAG AAACCAGAGGTACGATTACAGTGCTGCCAAGCGAACCAATGAATCTCGTATTTACATCAAAAAGTCTGAGACGGTCACGCCTGTTCAAGACTATGTTTAG